Proteins encoded together in one Candidatus Lariskella endosymbiont of Epinotia ramella window:
- the gyrB gene encoding DNA topoisomerase (ATP-hydrolyzing) subunit B — translation MEKISRTAIAAENYGSSSIKVLKGLDAVRKRPGMYIGDTDDGSGLHHMVNEVVDNAIDEALAGFCTLVYVAINKDGSVVVRDNGRGIPVDIHPEEGVSAAEVIMTQLHAGGKFDNNSYKVSGGLHGVGVSVVNALSKWLELKIWRNNKEYGMRFVDGVALEHLKVVGDADGKHGTEVTFLPSDEIFSSTQFHFSILENRLRELAFLNSGVRILLEDLREEHGKKAEFHYEGGVLSFLEHLDRSKRALHKPLRISGEDNSIAVDIALQWNDSYHENTVCFTNNIRQIDGGTHLAGFRAAITRSINNYFEISGLAKKQKVAIAPDDIREGLTCIISVKVPDPKFSSQTKDKLVSSEVRPAVESVVAIKVGAWLEENPNEAKIIATKIIEAAAARDAARRARELTRKKSDLEISNLPGKLANCQEKDPALCELFLVEGDSAGGTAKQARDRKTQAILPLKGKILNVERARFDKMLSSAEIGTLITAMGTGIGDKKFDMEKLRYHKVILMADADIDGAHIRTLLLTFFYRYMPDLIDRGYLYIAQPPLYKVKRGQHSVYLKNEEALQEHLINSISDNSKLESGEILYTTDKLCYVIRAMSKFCQILEKAPVSFDKKILEVAAIVFCQFGCNESSWSILSEAILKKMISMEPIQGVTWSFRDDFTLERLERSITTLFQIPVDIFSSKVLLSLCEVLRPFADLFIEQSTLLVKENKFICHMPSELILNAFNAARRGLYIQRFKGLGEMNADQLWDTTLNPETRTLLQVKVEDCAAAENTFSTLMGDVVEPRREFIQNNALKVSNLDV, via the coding sequence ATGGAAAAAATCTCAAGAACAGCAATAGCCGCTGAGAATTACGGATCTTCTTCAATCAAAGTATTAAAGGGTCTTGATGCAGTTAGGAAGCGCCCTGGTATGTATATAGGAGATACAGATGATGGTTCTGGCTTACATCATATGGTTAATGAAGTGGTGGATAATGCAATAGATGAGGCGCTTGCTGGGTTCTGTACACTTGTTTATGTTGCAATTAATAAAGATGGTTCTGTTGTTGTGCGTGATAATGGGAGAGGTATCCCAGTTGATATACATCCTGAAGAGGGTGTGTCTGCTGCAGAGGTTATAATGACACAGCTGCATGCTGGTGGCAAATTTGATAACAATTCCTATAAGGTTTCTGGTGGATTGCATGGCGTCGGCGTTTCTGTAGTGAATGCGCTTTCGAAATGGCTAGAGTTGAAAATATGGAGAAATAACAAAGAATACGGGATGCGTTTTGTTGATGGAGTCGCGCTTGAACATTTAAAAGTAGTTGGTGACGCAGACGGCAAGCATGGAACAGAAGTTACATTTCTTCCATCTGATGAGATATTCTCATCAACGCAGTTTCATTTTTCGATACTAGAAAATAGGCTGAGAGAACTGGCTTTTTTAAACTCTGGAGTGAGAATTTTACTTGAGGATTTGAGAGAAGAGCATGGGAAAAAAGCAGAATTTCATTACGAAGGCGGTGTGCTATCGTTTTTAGAGCATTTAGATAGATCAAAGAGAGCACTCCATAAGCCGCTTAGAATAAGTGGAGAGGATAATAGCATAGCAGTTGACATTGCTTTGCAGTGGAATGATAGTTATCATGAGAATACCGTATGCTTCACAAATAACATAAGGCAAATCGATGGTGGCACTCACCTTGCAGGGTTTAGAGCTGCAATTACAAGAAGTATAAATAATTATTTTGAGATCTCAGGTCTTGCTAAGAAGCAAAAAGTTGCAATAGCACCAGATGATATAAGAGAAGGTTTAACTTGTATTATTTCTGTTAAGGTTCCAGATCCAAAATTTTCTTCGCAAACAAAAGATAAGCTTGTGAGCAGCGAAGTGAGGCCGGCTGTGGAATCAGTCGTTGCTATTAAGGTTGGGGCTTGGCTTGAAGAAAATCCGAATGAAGCAAAGATAATTGCTACAAAGATAATTGAAGCAGCTGCTGCTAGAGATGCTGCCAGAAGAGCTAGAGAACTCACAAGGAAAAAAAGTGACTTAGAAATTTCTAATCTTCCAGGTAAGCTTGCTAATTGTCAGGAAAAAGATCCTGCTTTATGTGAGTTATTTTTGGTTGAGGGAGACTCAGCTGGTGGTACTGCAAAACAAGCGAGAGATAGAAAAACTCAAGCTATACTGCCACTAAAGGGTAAAATTTTAAATGTTGAGCGTGCAAGGTTCGACAAAATGCTAAGTTCCGCAGAGATAGGAACATTAATTACAGCTATGGGAACTGGCATTGGCGATAAAAAGTTTGATATGGAAAAATTAAGATATCATAAAGTGATTCTGATGGCCGATGCAGATATAGATGGCGCGCATATCAGAACATTATTACTTACTTTTTTCTATAGATATATGCCAGATCTTATAGATAGAGGCTATCTTTATATAGCCCAACCTCCACTTTATAAGGTAAAACGTGGGCAGCACAGCGTATATTTAAAAAATGAAGAGGCTCTACAAGAACATTTAATTAATTCTATATCTGATAACTCAAAACTTGAATCTGGTGAGATATTATATACTACAGATAAATTATGTTATGTCATTAGAGCTATGAGCAAATTTTGTCAAATATTGGAGAAAGCTCCTGTATCTTTTGATAAAAAAATTCTGGAAGTTGCTGCAATTGTGTTTTGCCAATTTGGGTGCAATGAATCTTCTTGGTCCATCCTTAGTGAGGCTATATTAAAGAAAATGATTAGTATGGAACCAATTCAAGGAGTTACCTGGAGTTTCAGAGATGATTTTACTCTAGAGCGTTTAGAACGCAGTATTACAACTTTATTTCAGATTCCAGTTGATATATTTTCCTCAAAGGTGTTGCTTAGTCTTTGTGAAGTACTCAGGCCTTTTGCTGATCTATTTATAGAACAATCCACTCTCTTAGTAAAAGAGAATAAGTTTATCTGCCATATGCCTTCTGAGCTAATTTTAAATGCTTTCAATGCAGCAAGACGTGGTCTTTATATACAAAGATTTAAGGGGCTGGGTGAGATGAATGCAGATCAATTATGGGATACTACTCTGAATCCAGAGACAAGAACGTTGCTGCAGGTAAAGGTTGAAGACTGCGCTGCGGCAGAAAATACTTTTTCTACTTTGATGGGCGATGTAGTTGAGCCAAGGAGAGAGTTTATACAGAATAATGCATTAAAAGTGAGCAACTTGGATGTTTAG
- a CDS encoding HAD family acid phosphatase: MNKKISNIMMMLICIALLYSHAFAKNTSENLCFNGCNSALLWYRISNEMRAVHHQIYHFATMLIKQKIADEGLKPGTWGIVADLDATILDTSWIKLKRYLEGKQGSGTPTELMDALRNDKTETTVIPGALSFLKEVEKLGGYISFVTNRDTSVEIETKHTLKHLSIPYNQVIFYRKDNNKTQGATDNQQLKTKEDRFFAIANGIVPSKLLQHNILMFIGDSIVDFPGMAQADSDNFNASAVDSQAHDKFSKFGTEFIILPNPTYGVWRKNCDSVSKISDNTSCK; encoded by the coding sequence ATGAATAAAAAGATATCAAACATTATGATGATGCTAATCTGTATTGCATTACTCTATAGTCATGCTTTTGCAAAAAATACTTCAGAAAATTTGTGCTTTAATGGCTGCAATAGCGCACTCTTATGGTATAGAATTTCTAATGAAATGCGTGCTGTGCATCACCAGATTTATCATTTTGCAACAATGCTGATAAAGCAAAAAATTGCAGATGAAGGTTTGAAACCTGGCACTTGGGGGATAGTTGCGGACCTGGATGCGACTATACTTGACACATCATGGATAAAACTTAAGCGTTATTTGGAAGGGAAACAAGGCAGCGGTACACCAACTGAGCTTATGGATGCATTGCGCAATGATAAAACAGAGACAACTGTTATACCAGGAGCATTATCATTTTTGAAGGAAGTAGAGAAACTAGGAGGATATATATCGTTTGTTACAAATCGTGATACCAGCGTCGAAATAGAAACAAAGCATACGTTAAAACACCTAAGCATTCCATATAACCAGGTCATATTTTATCGCAAAGACAATAACAAAACTCAAGGTGCAACAGATAATCAACAACTTAAAACAAAAGAAGATCGCTTTTTTGCAATAGCAAATGGCATAGTTCCTTCTAAGCTATTACAGCATAATATTCTTATGTTTATAGGTGATAGTATAGTAGATTTTCCTGGTATGGCTCAAGCTGACTCAGATAATTTTAATGCTAGCGCAGTTGATAGCCAGGCGCATGATAAATTTAGCAAATTTGGAACGGAGTTTATCATCCTCCCGAATCCAACATATGGTGTTTGGCGGAAGAATTGTGACTCTGTTTCTAAGATTAGTGATAATACAAGCTGTAAGTAA
- a CDS encoding HAD family acid phosphatase, with product MNKKILSIITILICVASLHCNAFATQATSNTGNLCFDGCNAALLWYRTSSEMRAVHHQIYHFATMLIKQKVTDEGLKPGTWGIVADLDATILDTSWLELKRHIGGKKSRSTPTELMDALRSDKTETTVVPGALSFLKEVEKLGGYISFVTNRDTSVKIRTKYALKRLNIPYNQVMFYRKDNNKTKEETGKPRHAKTKEDRFFAIANGVIPYTLPQHDILMFIGDSIIDFPGMAKEIESDNFNAKVWDSQMHDKFSKFGTEFIILPNPTYGAWMKNCESTPNINNSTNSK from the coding sequence ATGAATAAGAAAATACTCAGTATTATAACAATACTAATATGTGTTGCATCACTTCACTGCAATGCTTTTGCAACGCAAGCTACATCTAATACGGGGAATTTATGCTTTGATGGCTGTAATGCTGCGCTATTGTGGTATAGAACTTCTAGTGAAATGCGCGCTGTACATCACCAGATTTATCATTTTGCGACAATGCTGATAAAGCAAAAAGTGACAGATGAAGGTTTGAAACCTGGCACTTGGGGGATAGTTGCTGACCTGGATGCGACTATACTTGACACATCATGGCTAGAACTTAAACGTCATATAGGTGGTAAAAAAAGCCGCAGTACGCCAACTGAGCTTATGGATGCATTGCGCAGTGATAAAACAGAAACAACTGTCGTACCAGGCGCATTATCCTTTTTGAAGGAAGTAGAGAAACTAGGAGGGTATATATCATTTGTTACAAACCGTGATACTAGTGTTAAAATAAGGACAAAATATGCGTTAAAACGCCTAAACATCCCATACAACCAGGTAATGTTCTACCGTAAAGATAATAACAAGACTAAAGAAGAAACAGGTAAACCACGGCATGCTAAAACAAAAGAAGATCGCTTTTTTGCGATAGCAAATGGGGTAATTCCTTATACGCTGCCGCAGCATGACATTCTGATGTTTATAGGTGATAGTATAATAGATTTTCCTGGTATGGCCAAAGAAATCGAGTCAGATAACTTCAATGCTAAAGTCTGGGATAGCCAGATGCATGATAAATTTAGCAAATTCGGAACAGAGTTTATCATTCTCCCAAATCCAACATATGGTGCTTGGATGAAAAATTGCGAGTCAACACCAAACATAAATAATAGCACAAACAGTAAGTAA
- a CDS encoding IS5 family transposase (programmed frameshift) has translation MKFENIKDEYAEEFRRLTGIKRGTFEVILSILKEAEAILKSQGGKPNKLALEDRLLMTLEYLREYRTYFHISRSYGISESACYRNIRWIEDTLIKDKRFSLPGRKALLKSDSEYELVLIDATETPIERPKKKQKHFYSGKKRRHTLKTQLIVDKRKKEIICTNFSNGKRHDFRLFKESGVHIHPEIKVLTDTGYQGIDKLHYNSELPKKKTKKRPLSRKDKKKNRQLSSERVLNENVIGMIKRFKIIADRYRNRRKRFGLRFNLLAGIYNFEL, from the exons ATGAAGTTTGAAAACATCAAAGATGAATACGCAGAAGAGTTTCGCAGGCTTACTGGCATTAAACGAGGAACGTTTGAAGTTATACTAAGTATATTAAAAGAAGCTGAAGCTATTTTAAAGTCTCAAGGTGGAAAACCCAATAAATTGGCTTTAGAAGATCGATTACTCATGACGCTTGAGTACTTGCGTGAATACAGGACATATTTTCATATTTCCCGCAGTTATGGAATAAGTGAAAGTGCCTGTTATCGTAATATACGTTGGATTGAAGATACTCTAATTAAAGATAAACGATTTTCACTACCTGGACGTAAAGCATTACTAAAAAGCGATTCTGAATACGAACTTGTGTTAATTGATGCTACTGAAACACCGATAGAACGACCTA AAAAAAAACAGAAGCACTTTTATTCGGGAAAAAAGAGGCGACATACTCTAAAAACTCAGCTTATTGTGGATAAAAGGAAAAAAGAAATCATTTGCACTAATTTTTCTAATGGCAAGCGTCATGATTTCAGGTTATTTAAAGAATCCGGAGTTCACATCCACCCTGAGATTAAAGTTCTTACAGATACTGGTTATCAAGGCATTGATAAGTTGCATTATAATTCAGAGTTACCAAAGAAAAAGACAAAAAAGCGACCACTAAGCAGGAAAGATAAAAAGAAAAATCGTCAATTGTCTAGTGAACGTGTTTTAAATGAAAACGTCATAGGCATGATCAAACGATTTAAAATTATCGCTGATCGTTATAGGAACAGAAGAAAACGATTCGGTTTAAGGTTTAATTTACTTGCTGGTATCTATAACTTTGAGCTTTAA